One genomic window of Spiroplasma endosymbiont of Diplazon laetatorius includes the following:
- a CDS encoding ABC transporter ATP-binding protein, whose protein sequence is MDQSFSATNMPIGDVNVATPKEEPKKYVPDDKVYKLVKEKQKLKFSWIVLIYGWKYKALFLSVVIVVTFSAFLVSLNTLFLRNVLSAAQNTPEAAEKNHNLTGDQTFWNLKWYWWMAITASDLVLLYFCTYIRNSCSIMLAVNIEVELRNLTIKRLLEQDISYYSDKKIGKLMTKLVGDTNVIGNEISGMIAWVIQAPLVIIMGTAMMFVIHAPLALVASISVYLLTILVILLSLQYQKKVKKVREVISDINGDAVDRIGAIKLVKATGTRKYEESRLETLHEPYIKAFKPISKIDGTLLAILIASDVVINLIMVTVAIVFYGDVDNMMTETLPAFISAMVGLTRPLWQIAAIIPGLSRASASSAQIYETIEKDPIMDDNEKNGMLFDENISKIEFRQVKFNYPEKPEVNIVPNLDLVLEKGKSYAFVGETGSGKSTISKLLLRFYDPTEGCVLVNDKNVKDFNLKSYLSHVGYVEQEPSIIFGDVYDNVRYGYFQATEEEVHEACRKAQIDKIINSWPYGYQTVLGERGLLLSGGQKQRLVIARILLRNPELLILDEATSALDNIVEKEIQAQLNELMKDKTSVIIAHRLSTIKDVDQIFVLAPGKGIVQQGTYQELIKVPGKFKDLHDAGNA, encoded by the coding sequence ATGGATCAATCATTTAGTGCGACAAATATGCCAATTGGTGATGTTAATGTTGCAACCCCAAAAGAAGAACCTAAAAAATATGTTCCTGATGACAAGGTTTATAAACTTGTTAAAGAAAAACAAAAATTAAAGTTCTCTTGAATTGTATTAATTTATGGGTGAAAATATAAAGCTCTATTCTTAAGTGTTGTTATTGTAGTTACGTTTAGTGCCTTTTTAGTAAGTTTAAATACATTATTTTTAAGAAATGTACTTTCTGCAGCTCAAAATACACCAGAAGCAGCAGAAAAAAATCACAACTTGACAGGTGATCAAACTTTCTGAAATCTTAAATGATATTGATGAATGGCTATAACTGCATCAGATTTAGTTCTACTTTATTTTTGTACTTACATAAGAAACTCGTGTTCAATTATGTTGGCTGTAAATATTGAAGTGGAGTTAAGAAATTTAACTATTAAAAGATTATTGGAACAAGATATTAGCTACTATTCAGATAAAAAAATAGGTAAACTAATGACTAAATTAGTTGGAGATACAAACGTAATTGGAAATGAAATTTCAGGTATGATTGCTTGAGTTATTCAAGCACCATTAGTAATAATAATGGGTACAGCAATGATGTTTGTAATTCACGCTCCATTGGCATTAGTTGCAAGTATTTCTGTTTATCTATTAACTATACTAGTAATTTTATTATCATTACAATACCAAAAAAAGGTTAAAAAAGTTAGAGAAGTAATATCAGATATTAATGGAGATGCTGTTGACAGAATTGGTGCTATTAAATTAGTAAAAGCAACAGGTACTAGAAAATATGAAGAATCAAGATTAGAAACTCTTCATGAACCTTATATTAAAGCTTTTAAACCAATATCTAAAATCGACGGAACTCTTTTAGCAATTTTAATTGCATCAGATGTTGTAATAAACTTAATAATGGTAACTGTGGCAATTGTTTTCTATGGAGATGTAGATAATATGATGACTGAAACTTTACCTGCATTTATTTCTGCAATGGTTGGTTTAACAAGGCCGTTATGACAAATTGCAGCAATTATACCTGGACTTTCAAGAGCTTCAGCATCTTCTGCACAAATTTATGAAACTATCGAAAAAGATCCTATAATGGATGATAATGAAAAAAATGGAATGTTATTTGATGAAAATATTTCAAAAATTGAGTTTAGACAAGTTAAATTTAACTATCCTGAAAAACCAGAAGTTAATATTGTTCCGAATCTAGATTTAGTTTTAGAAAAAGGAAAATCATATGCCTTTGTTGGTGAAACTGGAAGTGGAAAATCAACTATTTCAAAACTACTGTTAAGATTCTATGATCCAACTGAAGGATGTGTTCTTGTCAATGATAAAAACGTTAAGGACTTTAACCTAAAAAGTTATTTAAGTCATGTTGGTTATGTTGAACAAGAACCTTCAATAATATTTGGAGATGTTTATGATAATGTAAGGTATGGTTATTTTCAAGCAACAGAAGAAGAAGTACATGAAGCTTGTAGAAAAGCTCAAATTGATAAAATTATTAATAGTTGACCTTATGGTTATCAAACAGTTCTTGGAGAACGTGGATTATTATTAAGTGGTGGACAAAAACAAAGACTTGTAATTGCAAGAATACTTTTAAGAAATCCAGAATTATTAATTTTAGATGAAGCTACAAGTGCTTTAGATAATATTGTTGAAAAAGAAATTCAAGCTCAATTAAATGAACTTATGAAAGATAAAACATCAGTTATTATTGCTCACAGATTAAGTACAATAAAAGATGTTGATCAAATATTTGTTTTAGCTCCAGGTAAAGGAATTGTTCAACAAGGAACTTATCAAGAGTTAATTAAAGTTCCAGGTAAATTTAAAGATTTACATGATGCTGGAAATGCATAA
- the lon gene encoding endopeptidase La, whose amino-acid sequence MNKKLPMLITRGSYIYPTFDQVLEIGRDKTTLAVKESVEKYEGKILMVSQKKPLEDDPKIEDLFTFGVLAEVKIKKEWKDGTLTVNIKSISRIEASDIELNEFYIANYEVKDSLKSSDKEALDKITKHIKAMISSQDEFPAEVEEIINSASNDIDPNFIVDSAANLMPFMPIDKKQAMLEELDPVKRIEIINDFLDEKRQSADIESSISKKIKSRVDEQQREFYLREKLKAIKEELGDLDGEGDDLAKYRKRLETEPFPENIKKRILSELDKCEGMPAASSEANITRTYIDWMMQTPWWQKTEEKTDLKFAKDVLDKHHYGLDKVKERIIEYLAVKQNTNKVKGQIITLVGPPGVGKTSLAKSIAESMGREFVKMALGGVKDESEIRGHRKTYIGAMPGRVIQGMKKAGVKNPVFLLDEIDKMASDYRGDPASAMLEVLDPEQNSKFSDHYLEEEYDLSDVVFIATANYPENIPEALYDRMEIIELSSYTEIEKMKIAEEYLIPKVLDDHAVTKEQVIFTKESINEIIKHYTREAGVRQLERWIVSIVRKYVVKMLNKEIETLTVTPEVVNEMLKKRIFEHTEKENEAQVGVVTGLAYTQFGGDILPIEVNHFPGKGGLVLTGKLGDVMKESATIAYDFVKSNYKAFGIPKEVFNENDIHIHVPEGAVSKDGPSAGVTITTAIVSALTNKPVPREIGMTGEITLRGLVFPIGGLREKSISAHRSGLKKILIPFKNTKDIEDIPEEVRKELEVVPVQQYSEVYENVFGIKLDNLVRELPISTSSNEETKKAH is encoded by the coding sequence ATGAATAAAAAATTACCTATGTTAATAACTCGTGGTAGTTACATTTACCCAACTTTTGACCAAGTATTGGAAATTGGAAGGGATAAAACTACTCTTGCTGTTAAAGAATCTGTAGAAAAATATGAAGGGAAAATCTTAATGGTTTCACAAAAAAAACCATTAGAAGATGATCCAAAAATTGAAGATTTATTCACATTCGGTGTATTGGCCGAAGTAAAAATTAAAAAAGAATGAAAAGATGGTACATTAACTGTAAATATAAAATCAATTTCACGTATAGAGGCAAGTGATATTGAATTAAATGAATTTTATATTGCAAACTATGAAGTAAAAGATAGCCTAAAAAGCTCAGATAAAGAAGCATTAGATAAAATTACAAAACATATCAAAGCAATGATAAGTTCACAAGATGAATTCCCAGCAGAAGTTGAAGAAATAATAAACTCAGCTTCAAATGACATTGATCCAAACTTTATTGTTGATAGTGCGGCAAACTTAATGCCATTTATGCCTATTGATAAAAAACAAGCTATGCTTGAAGAGTTAGATCCAGTAAAAAGAATTGAAATAATCAATGACTTTTTAGATGAAAAACGTCAATCAGCTGATATTGAATCATCAATCAGTAAAAAAATTAAATCTAGAGTTGATGAGCAACAAAGAGAATTCTATTTAAGAGAAAAATTAAAAGCTATTAAAGAAGAATTAGGAGATTTAGACGGAGAAGGAGATGACTTGGCAAAATATAGAAAACGCCTTGAAACAGAACCTTTCCCAGAAAATATTAAAAAAAGAATACTTTCAGAATTAGATAAATGTGAAGGTATGCCTGCAGCTTCATCAGAGGCTAACATCACAAGAACATACATTGATTGAATGATGCAAACTCCATGATGACAAAAAACTGAGGAAAAAACAGATCTAAAATTTGCAAAAGATGTTTTAGATAAACACCACTATGGTTTAGATAAAGTTAAAGAAAGAATTATTGAGTACTTAGCTGTTAAACAAAATACTAACAAAGTAAAAGGACAAATCATTACATTGGTAGGTCCTCCAGGAGTTGGTAAAACAAGTTTAGCAAAATCAATTGCTGAATCAATGGGTAGAGAATTTGTAAAAATGGCTTTAGGTGGAGTAAAAGATGAGTCTGAAATTAGAGGACACAGAAAAACTTACATCGGAGCAATGCCTGGTAGAGTAATACAAGGAATGAAAAAAGCAGGAGTTAAAAACCCAGTTTTCTTACTTGATGAAATAGATAAAATGGCAAGTGATTATAGAGGAGATCCAGCTTCAGCGATGTTGGAGGTATTGGACCCTGAACAAAACTCAAAATTCTCAGATCACTACTTAGAAGAAGAATATGATTTAAGTGACGTTGTATTTATTGCAACAGCAAACTATCCTGAAAATATACCAGAAGCTCTATATGACAGAATGGAAATCATTGAACTTTCAAGTTATACTGAAATTGAAAAAATGAAAATTGCAGAAGAATATTTAATACCAAAAGTATTAGATGATCATGCAGTTACAAAAGAGCAAGTAATTTTCACAAAAGAATCAATCAACGAAATTATCAAACACTATACTAGAGAAGCTGGTGTAAGACAATTAGAAAGATGAATTGTTTCAATTGTTAGAAAATATGTTGTTAAAATGTTAAATAAAGAAATCGAAACATTAACAGTTACTCCAGAAGTGGTTAACGAAATGTTAAAAAAACGTATCTTTGAACATACTGAAAAAGAAAATGAAGCTCAAGTTGGTGTTGTTACAGGACTTGCATATACTCAATTTGGTGGAGATATCTTACCTATAGAGGTAAATCACTTCCCAGGTAAAGGTGGACTAGTGTTAACTGGTAAACTTGGAGATGTAATGAAAGAATCTGCAACAATAGCTTACGACTTTGTTAAATCAAATTACAAAGCGTTTGGAATTCCAAAAGAAGTATTTAATGAAAATGATATTCATATTCACGTTCCAGAAGGTGCTGTTTCAAAAGATGGACCAAGTGCTGGGGTAACAATTACTACTGCTATTGTTTCTGCTTTAACAAATAAACCTGTTCCAAGAGAAATTGGTATGACAGGAGAAATCACACTAAGAGGTTTAGTATTCCCAATTGGTGGATTAAGAGAAAAATCAATTTCTGCTCACAGAAGTGGATTGAAAAAAATCTTAATACCATTTAAAAATACAAAAGACATTGAAGATATTCCTGAAGAGGTAAGAAAAGAATTAGAAGTAGTTCCTGTTCAACAATACTCAGAAGTATATGAAAATGTATTTGGTATTAAATTAGATAACTTAGTGAGAGAACTTCCTATATCAACTTCATCAAATGAAGAGACTAAAAAAGCTCATTAA
- a CDS encoding replication-associated recombination protein A, which translates to MNKPLSFLLRPTSLKNIIGQSHLINNKYGLITKMVENNFLANLIFYGPPGVGKTSMAVSIANDLNTKYEFFNASNDKKDKLQKLIESSNHEEQLVLIIDEIHRMNRNIQDYLLEYIESKKVIVFLTTTENPYFVINPAIRSRCTILKLEEINTEEMKEGLKRVLKNNDIQLDIEDSAFDNLCELSNGDLRVALNSIEMLINLYSDEKVNNEIIKSIFDQAVTKGTGEGDEYHDLKSALQKSIRGSDVDASLHYWARLMAIGDYEVLMRRMIIMAYEDIGLANPAISVRVYQACQIFRQIGMPEGRIILGLAIIEMALSEKSNSSYLALEKALEDVQQGLAPPIPPYLRDNHYKNAHKLGHGIGYKYAHDYENDWVDQQYLPDEIKDITYFKFKPHSAYEKKLMEIYIKFTNKNKIK; encoded by the coding sequence ATGAATAAACCTTTAAGTTTCCTATTAAGACCAACATCTTTAAAAAACATAATAGGACAATCGCACTTAATTAATAATAAATATGGATTAATAACAAAAATGGTTGAAAACAACTTCCTTGCTAATCTAATTTTTTATGGTCCTCCAGGAGTTGGTAAAACATCAATGGCAGTTTCTATTGCAAATGATTTAAATACCAAATATGAATTTTTTAATGCTTCTAATGATAAAAAAGATAAATTACAAAAACTAATTGAATCTTCAAATCATGAAGAACAACTTGTTTTAATAATTGATGAAATTCATAGAATGAACAGAAACATCCAAGATTATTTACTTGAATATATAGAATCTAAAAAAGTTATAGTTTTTTTAACTACAACTGAAAACCCTTATTTTGTAATAAATCCAGCTATAAGAAGTAGATGCACAATTCTAAAATTAGAGGAAATAAATACTGAAGAAATGAAAGAAGGACTTAAAAGAGTTCTTAAAAACAATGATATTCAACTAGATATAGAAGACAGCGCTTTTGATAATTTATGTGAACTTTCAAATGGAGATTTAAGAGTTGCTTTAAACTCAATTGAGATGTTAATTAACTTATACTCTGATGAAAAAGTTAATAATGAAATTATAAAATCCATTTTTGATCAAGCAGTGACAAAAGGAACTGGAGAAGGTGATGAATATCACGACCTTAAATCAGCTCTTCAAAAATCAATAAGGGGAAGTGATGTTGACGCTTCACTTCATTATTGAGCTAGATTAATGGCTATTGGAGATTATGAAGTTTTAATGAGAAGAATGATCATAATGGCATATGAAGATATTGGTCTTGCGAATCCAGCAATTTCAGTAAGAGTTTATCAAGCTTGTCAAATTTTTAGACAAATAGGAATGCCAGAGGGAAGAATTATACTTGGATTGGCAATTATAGAAATGGCTTTAAGTGAAAAATCTAATTCCTCATATTTAGCTTTAGAAAAAGCGCTTGAAGATGTTCAACAAGGGTTGGCTCCACCCATACCTCCTTACTTAAGAGATAATCATTATAAAAATGCTCATAAACTAGGACATGGAATTGGCTATAAATATGCTCATGACTATGAAAATGATTGAGTTGATCAACAATATTTACCAGATGAAATTAAAGATATCACTTATTTCAAATTTAAACCTCATAGTGCATATGAGAAAAAGTTAATGGAAATCTATATAAAATTTACAAATAAAAATAAGATAAAATAA
- the tig gene encoding trigger factor has product MKFSAKKLAEKGQGTWIVTIDGKEWEEAVKKGKNKAAASIEIPGFRKGKAPKEKIEQYLTPVNYLNAAVQSVMEKAWEFARDQKSDIEPFTSPVPTPVKISEKECELHFIFDLKPEIKIGKYKGLTDKDLVKEEVKATKEELEKAIDQYRERFVMEKIKEDGAKIAKGDAVTFDFEGFIDGEAFKGGKGLDFKLTIGSGQMIPGFEDQMIGKTLGESSINVTFPEDYTPELKGKSAEFKLNVKEIKERILPSKDDELVKDLNLPGIKTFKELEDSLKKQIVDQKSTQSKNIFVNKVIDLIRAQSKIEIPKSAINKEIDTLYREFEAKVQSQKLTMKDYKKQTGLSDEDIRNELFDDAKKRIESYLITDQVRNTEKFEVSKEEIEAKYEALAKTFGVETDFIKNSLLPEPQIKEEIIREKIVDFLYSNNG; this is encoded by the coding sequence ATGAAATTTAGTGCAAAAAAACTTGCTGAAAAAGGTCAAGGAACTTGAATAGTTACAATAGATGGTAAAGAATGAGAAGAAGCTGTTAAAAAAGGTAAAAACAAAGCTGCTGCAAGCATTGAAATACCTGGATTTAGAAAAGGTAAAGCACCTAAAGAAAAAATCGAACAATACTTAACTCCAGTTAATTATTTAAATGCAGCTGTTCAATCAGTTATGGAAAAAGCATGAGAATTTGCTAGAGATCAAAAATCTGATATAGAACCATTTACTTCACCTGTTCCTACACCAGTTAAAATAAGTGAAAAAGAATGTGAATTACACTTTATCTTTGATTTAAAACCTGAAATTAAAATTGGAAAATACAAAGGATTAACTGATAAAGACTTAGTAAAAGAAGAAGTTAAAGCTACAAAAGAAGAATTAGAAAAAGCAATCGATCAATATAGAGAAAGATTTGTTATGGAAAAAATCAAAGAAGATGGAGCTAAAATCGCAAAAGGTGATGCAGTTACATTCGACTTTGAAGGATTCATTGATGGTGAAGCATTTAAAGGTGGAAAAGGTTTAGACTTTAAATTAACAATTGGAAGTGGACAAATGATACCTGGATTTGAAGATCAAATGATCGGAAAAACTTTAGGAGAATCATCAATTAATGTTACTTTCCCAGAAGATTACACACCTGAATTAAAAGGTAAATCAGCTGAATTTAAATTAAATGTTAAAGAAATTAAAGAAAGAATTTTACCTTCAAAAGATGATGAATTAGTAAAAGACTTAAACTTACCAGGAATTAAAACTTTCAAAGAATTAGAAGATAGCTTGAAAAAACAAATAGTTGATCAAAAATCAACTCAATCAAAAAATATCTTTGTAAACAAAGTTATTGATTTAATTAGAGCTCAATCAAAAATTGAAATTCCTAAATCAGCAATTAATAAAGAAATTGACACTCTATATAGAGAATTTGAAGCAAAAGTTCAAAGTCAAAAATTAACAATGAAAGATTACAAAAAACAAACAGGATTAAGTGATGAAGATATCAGAAATGAACTGTTTGATGATGCTAAAAAACGTATTGAAAGCTACTTGATTACAGATCAAGTAAGAAACACTGAAAAATTTGAAGTTTCAAAAGAAGAAATTGAAGCAAAATATGAAGCACTAGCAAAAACTTTCGGTGTTGAAACTGATTTCATTAAAAACTCTCTATTACCAGAACCACAAATTAAAGAAGAAATAATAAGAGAAAAAATTGTTGATTTCCTATATTCAAACAATGGTTAA